Within the Magnetospirillum sp. genome, the region AAGGCCGACTGCACGAGGCCTGCGACGGCCTCGGCCTTGCCGTGGCCGAAGCGATGTTCTTCGTCGGCCGGCACGAGCGCCTGGCGCACGGCCACGAGATTGACGAGCGAGGCCGCGGCATCGAGCAGCGAATCGAGCAGGCTCGACAGGATCGACACCGAATCGGTCACGATCCAGGCCGCAAGCTTGCCGCCGATCAGCACGCACGCCACCGCGACCGACGCGTAGGTCGCATGGCGCATCAAGCGACCGCGCGCCTCCGGGGATAGCGGGGCGGCGCTTTCGCTCACGGGAACAGCCGCTCGGTTGCCCAAGCGCCGTCGGAAGCCGGGCGGTAGACGATACGCTCGTGCAGGCGGAAGGCGCGGTCGGCCCAGAATTCGATGGTCTGCGGCGAAATACGGAAGCCCGACCAATGCGGCGGGCGCGGCACTTTGCCGAGCCCGAATTTGACGCCGAATTCGGCGACACGCCGCTCGAGCTCGAAGCGGCCGGCCAGCGGGCGCGACTGGGTGGAGGCCCAGGCGCCGATCTGGCTGCCGCGCGCGCGGCTGGCGAAATATTCGTCCGCCTCGGCGTCGGACACGGGCGCCACCGTGCCCTGCACGCGCACTTGGCGGCGCAGGCTCTTCCAATGGAACAGCAGCGCCGCCTTGGGATGGGCGGCAAGCTCGGTGCCCTTGCGGCTCTCGAGATTGGTGTAGAACACGAAGCCGCTGCGGTCGTAGCCCTTCATCAGCACCATGCGCAGCGACGGCATGCCGTCCGGCCCCACGCTCGCCAGCGCCATGGCATTGGGATCATTGGGCTCGCTCTTTTCGGCTTCGGCGAACCATTCGGCAAAGCGGCGATAGGGATCGACGCTGGCGTCGAGTTCGGGGGCGGGGGCATCGGGGCTGGAATTTTCGAGCATAGCTCCTAAATAGTCCGAGATGCGCAGCCGGTCTATGGGCGGAATAGCCGCCATGAGCCGTGCGTTTAGCTGTGGACCGGCTTTGCCGGCAAAGACCCAAAGGGGATAAAC harbors:
- the pdxH gene encoding pyridoxamine 5'-phosphate oxidase, coding for MLENSSPDAPAPELDASVDPYRRFAEWFAEAEKSEPNDPNAMALASVGPDGMPSLRMVLMKGYDRSGFVFYTNLESRKGTELAAHPKAALLFHWKSLRRQVRVQGTVAPVSDAEADEYFASRARGSQIGAWASTQSRPLAGRFELERRVAEFGVKFGLGKVPRPPHWSGFRISPQTIEFWADRAFRLHERIVYRPASDGAWATERLFP